In a single window of the Cygnus olor isolate bCygOlo1 chromosome 5, bCygOlo1.pri.v2, whole genome shotgun sequence genome:
- the L3HYPDH gene encoding trans-3-hydroxy-L-proline dehydratase isoform X1 — MAAAAGAGAGGGAGEEGSAPRLPPRSVPTPPLHAVEMHTGGEPLRVVPRLEAAEAAVAAAGLSLLELRRHMAAAHDHVRRALVHEPRGHRGMYGALVVRGGAAVGDADLAALFLHGAGYSAMCGHAVLALGRFALDYGLVAAPRRPETAVRLRCPCGVVTAFVPWDGRRSGNPVRFHSVPAFAAATDVPIDVPGHGKVVVDIGYGGTFYAFLSAEQLGLDVCSSKTRDLVSAASAVTEAVKKQFQLHHPESEDLAFLYGTILTDGKDAFSEEPTTNICVFADEQVDRCPTGSGVTARIALQYHKGLIQLNQSRTFRSSTTGSLFTGKAVKATKFGDYNAVVVEVSGEAFYTGTATFTMEEEDPLKYGFFFK; from the exons ATGGCGGCCGCCGCGGGTGCGGGTGCTGGCGGTGGCGCCGGCGAGGAGGGCAGCGCCCCGCGGCTGCCGCCCCGCTCGGTGCCGACCCCGCCGCTGCACGCCGTGGAGATGCACACGGGCGGCGAGCCGCTGCGCGTCGTCCCGCGCCTGGAGGCGGCCGAGGCGGCGGTGGCGGCAGCGGGGCTGTCGCTGCTGGAGCTGCGGCGGCACATGGCGGCCGCGCACGACCACGTGCGGCGGGCGCTGGTGCACGAGCCCCGCGGGCACCGCGGCATGTACGGGGCGCTGGTGgtgcgcggcggggcggccgtCGGCGACGCCGACCTGGCCGCTCTGTTCCTGCACGGCGCCGGGTACAGCGCCATGTGCGGCCACGCCGTGCTGGCCCTCGGGCGCTTCGCCCTCGACTACGGGCTGGtggccgccccgcgccgccccgaGACCGCCGTGCGCCTGCGCTGCCCCTGCGGGGTCGTCACCGCCTTCGTGCCGTGGGACGGTCGCCGCAGCGGCAACCCCGTCCGCTTCCACAGCGTGCCCGCCTTCGCCGCCGCCACCG ACGTACCCATCGATGTCCCCGGTCACGGGAAGGTGGTGGTCGACATCGGCTACGGCGGCACTTTCTACGCCTTTCTCAGTGCCGAGCAGCTGGGCCTCGATGTTTGCTCCTCGAAGACCAGAGACCTCGTCAGCGCGGCGAGCGCGGTGACGGAAGCGGTGAAGAAGCAG ttccagctccatCACCCTGAGAGCGAAGACCTGGCTTTCCTCTACGGCACCATACTGACGGACGGGAAGGACGCCTTCAGCGAGGAGCCCACCACCAACATCTGCGTGTTTGCGGATGAACAG GTTGACCGATGTCCGACGGGTTCAGGTGTGACAGCTCGCATCGCCCTGCAGTACCACAAGGGGCTCATCCAGCTGAACCAGAGCAGAACCTTTCGGAGCAGTACCACGGGGTCCTTGTTCACGGGGAAGGCGGTGAAGGCAA CCAAGTTTGGGGACTACAACGCTGTTGTAGTGGAAGTCTCGGGAGAAGCCTTTTACACCGGTACGGCCACCTTCACAATGGAAGAGGAGGACCCGCTGAAATACGGCTTCTTCTTCAAGTGA
- the L3HYPDH gene encoding trans-3-hydroxy-L-proline dehydratase isoform X2, which yields MAAAAGAGAGGGAGEEGSAPRLPPRSVPTPPLHAVEMHTGGEPLRVVPRLEAAEAAVAAAGLSLLELRRHMAAAHDHVRRALVHEPRGHRGMYGALVVRGGAAVGDADLAALFLHGAGYSAMCGHAVLALGRFALDYGLVAAPRRPETAVRLRCPCGVVTAFVPWDGRRSGNPVRFHSVPAFAAATDVPIDVPGHGKVVVDIGYGGTFYAFLSAEQLGLDVCSSKTRDLVSAASAVTEAVKKQFQLHHPESEDLAFLYGTILTDGKDAFSEEPTTNICVFADEQVDRCPTGSGVTARIALQYHKGLIQLNQSRTFRSSTTGSLFTGKAVKEAKFGDYNAVVVEVSGEAFYTGTATFTMEEEDPLKYGFFFK from the exons ATGGCGGCCGCCGCGGGTGCGGGTGCTGGCGGTGGCGCCGGCGAGGAGGGCAGCGCCCCGCGGCTGCCGCCCCGCTCGGTGCCGACCCCGCCGCTGCACGCCGTGGAGATGCACACGGGCGGCGAGCCGCTGCGCGTCGTCCCGCGCCTGGAGGCGGCCGAGGCGGCGGTGGCGGCAGCGGGGCTGTCGCTGCTGGAGCTGCGGCGGCACATGGCGGCCGCGCACGACCACGTGCGGCGGGCGCTGGTGCACGAGCCCCGCGGGCACCGCGGCATGTACGGGGCGCTGGTGgtgcgcggcggggcggccgtCGGCGACGCCGACCTGGCCGCTCTGTTCCTGCACGGCGCCGGGTACAGCGCCATGTGCGGCCACGCCGTGCTGGCCCTCGGGCGCTTCGCCCTCGACTACGGGCTGGtggccgccccgcgccgccccgaGACCGCCGTGCGCCTGCGCTGCCCCTGCGGGGTCGTCACCGCCTTCGTGCCGTGGGACGGTCGCCGCAGCGGCAACCCCGTCCGCTTCCACAGCGTGCCCGCCTTCGCCGCCGCCACCG ACGTACCCATCGATGTCCCCGGTCACGGGAAGGTGGTGGTCGACATCGGCTACGGCGGCACTTTCTACGCCTTTCTCAGTGCCGAGCAGCTGGGCCTCGATGTTTGCTCCTCGAAGACCAGAGACCTCGTCAGCGCGGCGAGCGCGGTGACGGAAGCGGTGAAGAAGCAG ttccagctccatCACCCTGAGAGCGAAGACCTGGCTTTCCTCTACGGCACCATACTGACGGACGGGAAGGACGCCTTCAGCGAGGAGCCCACCACCAACATCTGCGTGTTTGCGGATGAACAG GTTGACCGATGTCCGACGGGTTCAGGTGTGACAGCTCGCATCGCCCTGCAGTACCACAAGGGGCTCATCCAGCTGAACCAGAGCAGAACCTTTCGGAGCAGTACCACGGGGTCCTTGTTCACGGGGAAGGCGGTGAAG GAAGCCAAGTTTGGGGACTACAACGCTGTTGTAGTGGAAGTCTCGGGAGAAGCCTTTTACACCGGTACGGCCACCTTCACAATGGAAGAGGAGGACCCGCTGAAATACGGCTTCTTCTTCAAGTGA
- the GPR135 gene encoding G-protein coupled receptor 135 yields the protein MEPAAAASPGNLSRGGNESGAAAAAASGAGWSAAALASQALALLLIFALSALGNGAVVLVIARHRQLRTVTNAFVLSLSLSELLGALLCLPLAFLSLLSRPPGAWLFGQRLCLASAALHAGLGIAATLTMALLSFDRYCAIVRQPRHKMGRRRAAQLLAAVWLAALALAGPWYGLAGEGHREARPGAYRCVYVLPWGSSRLGPPYGAALIVLCYLLPFALMCFCHYNICRAVRLAESRVRPLTTYGHLLRAYGEMRTATTVLIMIVSIICCWGPYCILGLAAAAGRLPFSPTMDAVASGMAWANGAINPLIYAARNPNISVLLRRSREGGYRTRNNVAAYLSAPGRRPEPRSRADRVRERYVNRHSGPPGSAPSSSSPASGGEVAMWACKNPAVLFCRDGQPDTISEATMQAKADTVDTSL from the coding sequence atggagccggcggcggcggcctcgCCGGGCAACCTCTCCCGAGGCGGCAACGagagcggggcggcggcggcggccgcctcCGGGGCGGGGTGGTCGGCGGCGGCGCTGGCCTCGCAGgcgctggctctgctgctcatCTTCGCCCTCTCGGCGCTGGGCAACGGCGCGGTGGTGCTGGTGATCGCCCGGCACCGTCAGCTCCGCACGGTGACCAACGCCTTCGTGCTGTCGCTGTCGCTGTCCgagctgctgggagccctcctctgcctgcccctggcTTTCCTCAGCCTGCTCAGCCGCCCGCCCGGTGCCTGGCTCTTCGGGCAGCGCCTCTGCTTGGCCAGCGCCGCGCTGCACGCCGGGCTGGGCATCGCCGCCACGCTCACCATGGCCCTGCTCTCCTTCGACCGCTACTGCGCCATCGTCCGCCAGCCCCGACACAAGATgggccgccgccgcgccgcccaGCTCCTGGCCGCCGTCTGGCTGGCGGCCCTAGCCCTGGCCGGGCCCTGGTACGGGCTGGCGGGCGAGGGGCATCGGGAGGCACGTCCCGGGGCGTACCGCTGCGTCTACGTGCTGCCCTGGGGCTCCTCGCGGCTGGGGCCGCCCTACGGAGCAGCCCTCATCGTGCTCTGCTACCTCCTGCCCTTCGCCCTCATGTGCTTCTGCCACTACAACATCTGCCGGGCCGTGCGGCTGGCCGAGAGCCGCGTGCGGCCCCTCACCACCTACGGGCACCTGCTGCGCGCCTACGGGGAGATGCGCACGGCCACCACCGTCCTCATCATGATCGTCTCCATCATCTGCTGCTGGGGACCCTACTGCATCCTGGGgctggccgccgccgccggccgcctgCCCTTCTCGCCCACCATGGACGCCGTGGCCAGCGGGATGGCCTGGGCCAACGGGGCCATCAACCCCCTCATCTACGCCGCCCGCAACCCCAACATCTCCGTGCTGCTGCGGCGCAGCCGCGAGGGCGGCTACAGGACTAGGAACAACGTGGCCGCCTACCTCTCGGCCCCGGGCCGCAGGCCGGAGCCTCGCAGCCGGGCTGACCGTGTGCGGGAGCGCTACGTCAACCGGcacagcgggcccccgggcagCGCCCCgtcctcctccagcccagcgAGCGGGGGAGAGGTGGCCATGTGGGCCTGCAAGAACCCAGCCGTCCTCTTCTGTCGGGACGGGCAGCCGGACACCATCTCCGAGGCCACCATGCAGGCCAAAGCGGACACCGTGGACACCAGCCTCTGA